One genomic window of Leptotrichia shahii includes the following:
- the frr gene encoding ribosome recycling factor, giving the protein MLDTILKEAEEKMAKSVENTKDKFSHVRAGRASVSMLDGVTVEAYGSPTPLNQVGTVSAPEARLLVIDPWDKSLIPAIEKTILQANLGFNPSNDGKVIRLVVPELTEDRRKEYVKMVKKEAEEGKVAIRNVRKDINNKLRKLEKDSEITEDELKASEEKVQKTTDKFIAQVDDALNKKEKELLTV; this is encoded by the coding sequence ATGTTAGACACAATTTTAAAAGAAGCTGAAGAAAAAATGGCAAAATCTGTGGAAAATACAAAAGATAAATTTTCACATGTAAGAGCTGGACGTGCGAGTGTTTCTATGCTTGATGGAGTAACTGTAGAAGCTTATGGTTCGCCAACTCCGCTTAATCAAGTTGGAACAGTTTCAGCTCCAGAAGCTAGATTATTAGTAATTGACCCTTGGGATAAATCGTTAATTCCAGCAATTGAAAAAACAATTTTACAGGCAAATTTAGGATTTAATCCTTCAAATGATGGGAAAGTTATCAGGCTTGTTGTGCCAGAACTTACAGAAGATCGTAGAAAAGAATATGTAAAAATGGTAAAAAAAGAAGCTGAAGAAGGAAAAGTTGCAATTAGAAACGTAAGAAAAGACATTAATAACAAATTAAGAAAACTTGAAAAAGATAGTGAAATTACAGAAGATGAATTGAAGGCAAGTGAAGAAAAAGTTCAAAAAACAACAGATAAATTTATCGCACAAGTTGATGATGCCTTGAATAAAAAGGAAAAAGAATTATTGACAGTTTAG
- the fni gene encoding type 2 isopentenyl-diphosphate Delta-isomerase has translation MKNRKDEHIRYALKHRSEYNSFDEVELVHCSIPKYNLEEIELKTRFAGCEFTVPFFINAITGGSENARKINQKLARVANECGILFVTGSYSAALKNVQDDSFEIVKRENPDLKLATNIGIDKDYEAGIKAIEALNPLFLQVHVNLMQELIMVEGSRNFGEWENNLQKFVQNIKIPIVLKEVGFGMTEATVKKGIELGIKTFDISGRGGTSFAFIENMRRENGLHYLDNWGQTTISCLLNLKNYVDKVEVIASGGVRNPLDIVKSLVLGAKAVGISKVILELVVKYEVEKVIEIVENWKNECRMIMCALNANNIEELRNVKYILYGKTLEFFMQQKESFSNL, from the coding sequence TTGAAAAATAGGAAAGATGAGCATATTAGGTATGCGTTGAAGCATAGGAGTGAATATAACAGCTTTGATGAGGTTGAGCTTGTTCATTGTTCAATTCCAAAATATAACCTTGAAGAAATTGAGCTAAAAACTCGATTTGCAGGATGTGAGTTTACGGTACCATTTTTTATTAATGCAATTACAGGTGGAAGTGAGAATGCGAGAAAGATTAATCAGAAACTGGCTAGAGTTGCAAATGAGTGTGGGATTTTGTTTGTGACAGGGTCTTATAGTGCAGCTTTGAAAAATGTTCAGGATGATTCGTTTGAAATTGTGAAAAGGGAGAATCCTGACTTGAAACTTGCTACAAATATTGGGATTGATAAGGATTATGAGGCTGGAATTAAAGCTATCGAGGCTTTGAATCCGTTATTTTTACAAGTTCATGTTAATCTTATGCAGGAGCTTATTATGGTGGAAGGAAGTCGGAATTTTGGAGAATGGGAAAATAATTTACAAAAATTTGTACAAAATATTAAAATTCCGATTGTTTTGAAGGAAGTTGGATTTGGGATGACCGAGGCTACTGTGAAAAAAGGGATTGAACTTGGAATAAAGACTTTTGATATTAGCGGGCGTGGGGGAACTAGCTTTGCATTTATTGAAAATATGAGGCGGGAAAACGGACTTCATTATTTGGATAATTGGGGACAGACTACAATTTCTTGTCTCTTGAATTTAAAAAATTATGTGGATAAAGTGGAAGTTATTGCAAGTGGAGGTGTTAGAAATCCGCTGGATATTGTGAAGTCATTGGTTTTGGGGGCAAAAGCGGTTGGAATTTCTAAAGTAATTTTGGAATTAGTTGTGAAATATGAAGTTGAGAAAGTGATTGAAATTGTGGAAAACTGGAAAAATGAGTGCAGAATGATAATGTGTGCTTTGAATGCCAATAACATTGAGGAATTGCGGAATGTTAAATATATTTTGTATGGGAAAACATTAGAATTTTTTATGCAGCAGAAAGAGAGCTTTTCTAATTTATAG
- the pyrH gene encoding UMP kinase: MLKYKRILLKLSGEALAGNKEFGFSNEVLESFAKQIKDVHEKGVEIAIVIGGGNIFRGISGMEKGFDRVTGDTMGMLATIMNGLALQNAIESIGVPTRVMTALQMPQVAELYIRRKAIRHLEKGRVVIFGGGTSNPYFTTDSSGALRAVEIQADVLAKGTKVDGIYDKDPMKFDDAVRYDTVTFDEAISKNLGVMDTAALSLCRENQMPIVVFNALEEGNILKMAQGEDIGTTVKNKNIR; the protein is encoded by the coding sequence ATGCTTAAATATAAAAGGATATTATTAAAACTGAGTGGAGAAGCACTTGCAGGGAACAAGGAATTTGGTTTTTCAAACGAGGTGCTTGAAAGTTTCGCAAAACAAATAAAGGATGTACATGAAAAAGGTGTTGAAATTGCCATTGTTATTGGCGGCGGAAATATTTTTCGTGGAATAAGCGGGATGGAAAAAGGATTTGACAGAGTGACTGGAGATACGATGGGAATGCTTGCAACTATTATGAATGGATTGGCATTGCAAAATGCAATTGAAAGCATAGGAGTACCGACACGTGTTATGACAGCACTGCAAATGCCGCAAGTAGCTGAACTTTATATTAGACGTAAAGCAATAAGACATCTGGAAAAAGGAAGAGTTGTCATTTTTGGAGGTGGAACAAGCAATCCTTATTTTACGACAGATTCTTCGGGAGCATTGAGAGCTGTGGAAATTCAGGCAGATGTACTTGCGAAAGGGACAAAAGTCGATGGAATCTATGATAAGGATCCGATGAAATTTGATGATGCTGTTAGATATGATACTGTAACTTTTGATGAAGCAATTTCAAAAAATCTAGGAGTAATGGATACTGCGGCACTTTCACTATGCCGAGAAAACCAAATGCCAATTGTAGTATTTAACGCTTTGGAAGAAGGAAATATACTAAAAATGGCTCAAGGTGAAGATATAGGAACAACTGTAAAAAATAAAAATATTAGATAA
- a CDS encoding nitroreductase family protein gives MNELIKQLKNRRSVREFTGEELKEEDLQVILETAQRAANSVNGQQTSLIVIKDKEKLAKIAELCGGQKHIAQAEAFIFVLIDFHRGVYASNSLGKRNIAPKSADGILVGAVDAGIMVNALQTAAFALGYGSTVIGAIRKETKEFIKMLGLPKYVFPIVGTTIGVPAERKLTRVKPRIPLDTFVFEDTYDAKKVEEGVEFHEKDTIKWREENNTPQLPSYKEMLVRIYENFYNKSKQDLEDQGFKFSDDLE, from the coding sequence ATGAACGAATTAATAAAACAATTAAAAAATAGACGTTCTGTAAGGGAATTTACAGGCGAAGAATTAAAGGAAGAAGATTTACAAGTAATTCTTGAAACTGCACAAAGAGCTGCAAATTCAGTTAATGGTCAGCAAACTTCATTAATTGTCATAAAAGATAAGGAAAAATTAGCAAAAATCGCAGAATTATGTGGCGGACAAAAACACATTGCCCAAGCTGAAGCATTTATTTTTGTACTAATTGACTTCCATCGTGGGGTTTACGCTTCAAATTCACTTGGAAAAAGAAACATTGCTCCAAAATCAGCTGATGGAATCCTAGTTGGAGCAGTAGATGCTGGAATTATGGTAAACGCACTGCAAACTGCAGCTTTTGCCCTTGGTTATGGAAGCACTGTAATCGGAGCAATTAGAAAAGAAACAAAAGAATTCATAAAAATGCTAGGACTTCCAAAATATGTCTTCCCAATCGTTGGAACAACAATCGGAGTCCCAGCCGAAAGAAAACTGACAAGAGTAAAACCAAGAATCCCACTAGATACATTCGTATTTGAAGACACTTATGATGCTAAAAAAGTAGAAGAAGGCGTAGAGTTCCACGAAAAAGACACCATAAAATGGCGTGAAGAAAACAATACTCCACAACTGCCATCATACAAAGAAATGCTAGTAAGAATCTACGAAAACTTCTACAACAAATCGAAACAGGATTTAGAAGACCAAGGCTTTAAATTTAGCGACGACTTGGAATAA
- a CDS encoding phosphomevalonate kinase, translated as MSKNKIVTNKTCGKLYIAGEYSILTAGQSAIIKNVNIFMESRISFSDTDEYTIFSDMFNYKLTLERDTFDNENILHNFDKNYSLICEAISVMSEYLKLKNLKIKPFKLEITGKMERDGKKFGIGSSGSVVILTVKSILSLYNLIFSKEMIFKLSSYVLLKRGDNGSMGDIACISYENLIFYRSFDREKIRALIEKETLEDVLKTDWNYEISELYFNEKESNQKGKNSLSCEFLVGWTKEPAISSDLINIVKNSICENKNFLENVEKVVKKLREVIKNGDKVEIKKCIGENGKLLENLDKNIYSKKLKELASATQDLDICAKSSGAGGGDCGIAFSFDEKDTKIVVEKWRKLGIELLYSEKL; from the coding sequence ATGTCAAAAAATAAAATAGTAACTAATAAAACTTGTGGGAAGCTCTATATTGCGGGAGAATATTCGATCTTGACGGCTGGACAAAGTGCAATTATAAAAAATGTGAATATATTTATGGAATCAAGAATAAGTTTTTCAGATACGGATGAATATACGATTTTTTCAGATATGTTTAATTATAAATTAACTCTTGAAAGAGATACTTTTGATAATGAAAATATTTTGCACAATTTTGATAAAAATTATTCGCTTATTTGTGAAGCAATATCTGTTATGAGTGAATATTTAAAATTAAAAAATTTGAAAATTAAGCCTTTTAAGCTGGAAATTACTGGGAAAATGGAAAGAGATGGGAAAAAATTTGGAATTGGCTCGAGCGGGAGTGTTGTAATTTTGACAGTAAAATCTATTTTGAGTTTGTATAACTTGATATTTTCTAAAGAAATGATTTTTAAATTGTCTTCTTATGTCTTGCTAAAACGTGGAGATAATGGCTCTATGGGCGATATTGCTTGTATTTCTTATGAAAACTTGATTTTTTACAGATCTTTTGATAGGGAAAAAATTAGGGCATTAATAGAAAAGGAAACTTTGGAAGATGTATTAAAAACTGATTGGAATTATGAAATTTCTGAGCTTTATTTTAATGAAAAAGAATCAAATCAAAAAGGTAAAAACAGTTTAAGTTGTGAATTTTTAGTTGGATGGACAAAAGAGCCAGCTATTTCAAGTGATTTAATAAATATTGTAAAAAATTCTATTTGTGAAAATAAAAATTTTTTGGAAAATGTGGAAAAAGTTGTGAAAAAATTGAGGGAAGTTATAAAAAATGGAGATAAAGTGGAAATAAAAAAATGTATTGGCGAAAATGGGAAATTGCTTGAAAATTTGGATAAAAATATTTATAGTAAGAAATTAAAAGAGCTGGCAAGTGCGACACAAGATTTGGATATTTGTGCAAAGAGCAGTGGGGCAGGTGGCGGAGATTGCGGGATTGCATTTTCTTTTGATGAAAAGGATACTAAGATTGTTGTTGAAAAATGGAGGAAACTTGGGATTGAATTGTTGTATTCTGAAAAATTATAA
- a CDS encoding HAD family hydrolase, protein MKKEEVEKKKIIVYDFDKTLYDGETGVNFSMFYLKKYPVRSILFLMKYSKDLIFYLLKIINLTTLKERYFKFLEIHSKSEIEELVDGFWETKRNKIYSWTREELEKNKKECEMVIVSSASPLFLIENFLLSLGYDKVFGTNFVNDEKEGKETFVAKIDGENNKGKEKVKKLDEWAKKNELEYEIVKFYSDSLADEPLYNISRKKYWIKRGIKVEGMPKKKTLFDKLFWN, encoded by the coding sequence ATGAAAAAAGAAGAAGTTGAGAAGAAGAAAATTATTGTTTATGATTTTGATAAGACACTTTATGATGGGGAGACAGGGGTTAATTTTTCGATGTTTTATTTGAAGAAGTATCCAGTTAGGTCGATTTTGTTTTTGATGAAGTACTCTAAGGATTTGATTTTTTATTTGTTGAAAATAATTAATTTGACGACTTTGAAGGAAAGGTATTTTAAGTTTCTCGAAATACATTCTAAAAGTGAGATTGAGGAATTGGTGGATGGATTTTGGGAGACTAAAAGGAATAAAATTTATTCTTGGACAAGAGAAGAATTGGAAAAAAATAAAAAAGAGTGTGAGATGGTTATTGTATCTTCAGCAAGTCCATTGTTTTTAATTGAGAATTTTTTGTTGTCGCTTGGGTATGATAAAGTTTTTGGGACTAATTTTGTGAATGATGAGAAAGAAGGTAAGGAAACTTTTGTTGCGAAAATTGATGGGGAGAATAATAAAGGAAAAGAAAAAGTTAAAAAATTGGATGAATGGGCGAAGAAAAATGAGCTTGAATATGAGATTGTAAAATTTTATTCAGATAGTTTGGCGGATGAGCCTTTGTATAATATTTCACGAAAGAAGTATTGGATAAAAAGAGGAATTAAAGTGGAAGGAATGCCTAAAAAAAAGACTTTGTTTGATAAATTATTTTGGAATTGA